The following are encoded together in the Gordonia insulae genome:
- a CDS encoding TetR/AcrR family transcriptional regulator, producing MSTSPSPSAEQPARTRRGQAKAARRAELLEAAARLMAERGFAAVTLEDIGRAVGVSGPAMYRHFSSKIDLLDQMLVDISQRLHDGGAEVVDGAGDPEQTLRDLIRFHIDVLVTKPDLIAVQDRDLSSLTPAANHQVRSLQRRYVEQWVDVLLAVDAGSGGSLSREEARVRVHATFGLLNSSPRLPAFGEAELRTVLGAMAWSALLSGR from the coding sequence ATGAGCACCTCGCCGTCGCCGTCTGCTGAACAGCCCGCGCGGACCCGTCGCGGCCAGGCCAAGGCGGCTCGCCGAGCCGAGTTGCTGGAGGCGGCCGCCCGCTTGATGGCGGAGCGGGGTTTCGCCGCGGTGACCCTCGAGGACATCGGACGCGCCGTCGGGGTGAGTGGGCCCGCCATGTACCGCCACTTCTCCTCGAAGATCGACCTCCTCGACCAGATGCTCGTCGACATCAGTCAGCGGCTGCACGATGGTGGGGCCGAGGTGGTGGACGGCGCGGGCGATCCCGAGCAGACGCTGCGCGACCTCATCCGATTCCACATCGACGTCCTCGTCACCAAGCCCGATCTGATCGCCGTGCAGGACCGCGATCTGTCGTCGTTGACACCGGCCGCCAACCACCAGGTGCGGTCGCTGCAGCGACGGTACGTCGAGCAGTGGGTCGATGTGCTGCTCGCGGTCGACGCGGGATCCGGGGGGAGCCTGTCTCGCGAAGAAGCGCGAGTGCGGGTGCATGCGACGTTCGGCCTGCTGAACTCGTCACCGCGACTGCCGGCGTTCGGGGAGGCGGAGTTGCGGACGGTGCTCGGCGCGATGGCGTGGTCGGCGTTGCTGTCCGGTCGGTGA
- a CDS encoding nitroreductase family protein produces MPELLPLDPDELLTTTRSVRKRLDLERPVPLDVVKEALEVALQAPTGSNSQTWHWIVLTDPEIKQKVADLYAKSFATYSANQPRRDDTARRVASSAQYLADTMAQVPVLVIGAIYSGADLPDGNQAGLWGSLLPGAWSLQLALRARGLGSAWTTLHLVYEREVAEILGIPPNVHQGVLLPVAYYTGTDFKPAGRKPLDDILHVNGW; encoded by the coding sequence ATGCCAGAACTGCTACCGCTCGACCCCGACGAACTGCTCACCACGACCCGTTCGGTGCGCAAACGCCTCGACCTCGAGCGTCCGGTCCCGCTGGACGTGGTCAAGGAGGCGCTGGAGGTGGCGCTGCAGGCGCCGACCGGCAGCAACAGTCAGACCTGGCACTGGATCGTGCTGACCGACCCCGAGATCAAGCAGAAGGTCGCCGACCTGTACGCGAAGTCGTTCGCCACGTACTCGGCGAACCAGCCGCGCCGCGACGACACGGCCCGCCGGGTCGCATCGAGTGCGCAGTATCTCGCCGACACGATGGCGCAGGTCCCGGTGCTGGTGATCGGCGCCATCTACAGCGGTGCGGACCTGCCCGACGGCAACCAGGCCGGGCTGTGGGGGTCGTTGCTACCCGGTGCGTGGAGTCTGCAGTTGGCGCTGCGCGCGCGTGGGTTGGGGTCGGCGTGGACCACACTGCACCTGGTCTACGAGCGTGAGGTCGCCGAGATTCTCGGTATCCCACCCAACGTCCACCAGGGGGTGCTGCTCCCCGTCGCCTACTACACCGGCACCGACTTCAAGCCCGCCGGCCGTAAACCCCTCGACGACATCCTGCACGTCAACGGCTGGTGA